The nucleotide sequence CGCGACGATGCTCGCCGCGCGGGAGACGATCGGCGAGCGCCGCCGTCGCGTCGGGATCGACCACAGCGTCCGCAGTGCCGCTCATCACGAGCGTCGGCGTCGTGATCTCGTAGAGATCATCGAGAGACGCCCCGAGCCACGCCGCCTGCTGGTCGCGCCACCGGGCCGGTTCGGCGTCGTCTGCCGCTCGCCACTCGGCGATCCGGGCGATGACGTCCGGATGGGCCTCCGGGACGCCGGGAGCGAACGCCGTTTCGAGCGACTTCTCCAGCGCGTCAGGATCGTCCGTCGGGGCGGCCATGGCCGACAGCGCGTCCTCGTCAACAGCGTCCCCTGGAGCCGTCCCGAGGATCGTGAGGCTCGCCACCCGGTCGTGGTGGCGGGCGTATTCGAGAGCGATGACGCCTCCCAATCCGGCACCGACGAGGTGGACGCGCCGCGAATCGACGGCGGTGACGACTGCCGCGAGATCGGCGACGAGCGACGGGAGCGTGTACGGGCCCTCGGGCGCGTCGGCGTCGCCGGTCCCCCGAAGATCCCAGACGGTTGCCTCGTAGGGGCCGGCGACGGCGGTGTGCTGGTAGCTCCAGAGCCACGCGCCAAAGCCGACGTCGTTGACGAAGACGACGGCCGGGCCGGAGCCAGTAGTGTCGTATCGGAGGCTCACGCCATCGGTATCGACTGTCGGCATGTTCCAGCAGTGCTTGCGGTCGGAGAAATGGCTACCGATCGCAGCCGAATCGTTGCGGCGACCACCGAAGCTATATCCCCGGCTACCCAACCGGGTGCCAATGGGGATCTCTTCGTTTATCGACGCCGTCGAGGACCGGGAGAAGACGGTGACAGTCCTCAATCGCGAGTCAGTCGATCCGCTCTATCGAATGCTCGAAGGGATGTTCGAGGACGATAGCGTCTCGATTACCGAAAGCCAGGACCCCGAGGCACCGGGCGACGTCGTCCTCCTGCGGGACCAACAATCCGGCTCGCTGGCGATCTCACAGCTGGGCGAGATCAGCGAGACGCTGTTGCTGGTCAACTCGGATCTCTACGTGACCGGAACCGTCCCCCTCGAAGACGTCGAGACGCCGGAGGTCGTCGCGCACCTCTCGGACGTGACCTTCACCGTCGCGGACAAACAGAAATTTCTGCTGATCCATATCTCCAGGCACATCGAATCGCTGGCGCTCGAAACGGACGGCGGCGTCCTCCACTCGTCGTTCCAGCGGCTCTCACGGTTGCGCGACGAACGTGGGACTGCGGCGGCATACGAAACGCTCGCTACGTCGGCCGTTGAGACCCATGTCTACGGCGTCGACGACTGGGACCCACCGGCATTCGCCGACGAGTTGACCGTCCACGCCGGCGACACCCCGGAGCTCCGGGACTCGTGGTTCGTCGTCCACGATGGCGACGGCGACGAGGATCGCATGGCTGCCCTCGTCGCCGAAGAGGTCGGGCCGAACGAATACCGCGGGTACTGGACCTTCGAGCCGGGACTGGTAAAAGAGATTCTCGGATACCTCGAATCCACGTACTAAACTGCAGTCAGATAGATTCCGTGGCGGAAGTGACGGGCGAACGGCGACCTCAAATATACGAAGCTATTCGTTATCAAAAAACATATCGTCTTGAGATTTCTACGGTCAGTATGCGCGATTTTTCGTCGTCTCGTCGAGCGTTTCTGACTGCCGCCACGGGGGCTGTAGTCGGGCTCGCCGGCTGTAGTACGTTGGCTACCGAGCCAGATCCGTGTCATCCGGTCTCGTTCGATCCAGCGCCGACTGACTGGCCGATGGCGAACCACGACATCGGCAACACCAACCGAGCGATCGACGCTGCCGCCCCGGATCGACCACTCACGGAACGGTGGCGGCAACCGCTCCCGGAGCGAGACGCCAGTCACGCCGGTCCTGGCCCAGTCGTCGCCGGGAACCGGATTCTGGTCGTCTGGACGAGGGAAGATGGCAGTGACTCCTCGACTCGGATGCTCGTCACGTACGATCTTTTCACGGGGGAACCGGGATGGCAGGTAGCATTGTCCCCTGACCAGGGACCCTTCGATTCGGCATATCTCACAGGGGGCCGACTGCTTCTTGACGACGGAAACGGGAGTCTTTCAGGATTCGACCCGACCGATGGGACCAAACAGTGGAACACGACGCTATCGGGACTAGATAAGTCCAAAAGCGAAGCGGGCAGACCCATTCCGTCCGATGATCGTCTCTACGGGATTCGCTATGGCGATGGGACCGACGGATCCTCGAAAGATGCAATCCTGACGGCACTCGGTAAGGAGGGGCATGTCTGTTCGAAAACGACAGCGACCTTCGACGACTTCGTCAGCGTGACCGCCGCCGGACACGACCGGCTCTACTTCGGCGGGAGTGAACTCCACTCGTACGACCTGCAAGCGGACGAGTTCATTTGGCAACGATCGGGTCCGACGAGAGCAGAATCCCTCGTGGTCGGTTCGGACCGCATCTTCGTCGGCTGGACACGATCCGGTGATCAAAGCGGTGCCATTGGCGCGTACGATCCAACTGATGGGAGTGTCCTGTGGGAGCGAACCGGCGACGAAACGACCCGACCCTACTGGCCACAAACGATGAGTGTCGGCGACGAGACCCTCCTGGTGGGCGAGCAACTGGGTCCTGACGGGTTCCAGATTGTCGCGCGGGTGGCAGCAACCGGTGAGCAGCTGTGGTCAGTCGAAACGTCCCGGACGGCAACGCCCGTGATCGCGGACGACGTCGTCTACGTGGCGCAGGACGATTCGGAGATCGGTCCGAGCCTCGGGCTATACGACCTCGAATCCGGGCAGGAGATCGCCCGACATTCGCTTCCGGCGATCGCGTCGGATCCGGTCATCGCGAGTGGTCACGTCCTCCTCATTGCCCGTGACAGCGAATACGGTGACTTTCAGTTGGTCGGGTTCAGATAAGTACATCTAGTTTCACGATCGCGATACGCACGTAGTGGCGGCGCTTTTGACTGAATCAAAAAGGGGTGAAAATCGGGGGGTGAAAGCACCGTCTGTGAACTGCAACTCCGGGGGATGGAGTCATGGTGCCTCTGACATTGTGGGGGGATTGGGCCGGCGTGCCGACCCACTCGATCATTGTTGGCCGGTACTTGTAAAGGGGGGAGACAATTTACTCAGCGTGAATAAACCCCCGCGCTACACCGGCCACACGGAGTCAGCAATCGGAACGCGAGGTGATGGACGCCACGCGGAAGCCGTCTGTCGATGGGGTTAGTTTATAACCTGTCGTAGCACGGCCGGGGCCGCCTCGAGTGCGTCGTCGAGCGCCTCGGCGTCGGGGCCGCCACCCTGTGCGAAGTCCGGCGGACCGCCGCCGCCCCCACCGACGCGGTCGGCGAGTTCGCTCACGACCGCGCCGGCGTTGACGCCGGTACCCTCGGGGGCAGCCACGACGAACTGTGCGCCGTCCACACCCGAACCAACGACCGCGACCGACCCCGATTCGGCGATCGCATTGGCCGTTGCCCGCAGTTCGTCCATCCCGCCATCGACCCGCTGGATCACCGCCGTCGTTCCGCCAACGTCGACTTCCTCGCCCCCGCTATCACCCGACGCGCGTACTTCGGCGAGTTCCGCCTGTAACTGCTCGATCTCCTTACCGCGCGCTTTCCACTCGGTAAAGAAGCGTTCGGCCGTCTCCGGGACGTCCCACGGATCGACATCGAACGCCTCGGCCGCCGCGTAGAGGGCGTCCTCGGTCTCCTGGGTTGCCTCGATGGCAGCCTCGCCGGCGGCGTACGTCAGCCTGACGACGCCGTCCTGGATGCGCTCGGTCGAGTGGATCTTGATCGCCCCGACTTCGCCGGTCCGGGAAACGTGAGTTCCGCCACAGGCCTGGACATCGTCTTCGACGTGGATGAGCCGGATCTGTTCGCCGGCCGGGATCCCGCCCTGGTAGAGGTCAAAGCCGTACTCGGCTTCGGCCTCGTGGCGGTCAGGCCACTCCTGGGTGACTGCGGCGTTGTCGGTGACGATATCGTTGGCGACCCGCTCGATCTCCTTGACCTCCTCGCGGGAGACCGGTTCGTAGTGACGGACGTCGATGCGTGCCGAGTCGGTCCCTTTCTGTGCACCGGCCTGGCGGATATGGTCGCCGAGAACCTGCCGGGCAGCGTGGACGACGATGTGGGTCGCTGTGTGGTGGGCCATGAGTCGGCGTCGCCGCCGGCCGTCGATCTGTCCGCGGACGAACTCGCCCGTGCCCGGATCGGCGTCAGTTCGGTGGAGGACAACGCCATCACGGATCTGGACATCGGTCACGTCGACCGTCCCGTCGTCCGTCGAGAGCGTGCCGTGATCCGGCGGTTGGCCCCCACCTTCCGGGTAGAACATCGTCTGATCGAGCACCACATCGTAGCCCTCGGCGCGCTCGATGACGTCGAGGACGACGGCTTCGAACTCGGTCCGGGTCTGGTCGTCGTAGTAGAGCTTCTCGGTGTCCGGGAGCTCGAGCAGTCGATCGTCCCGGTCGGTCTCCTCGGTCGACCCGGGGCCCTCGGCGTCCTCGTGGCGCTCGGCGACCAGCGAGTAGAAGTCCTCCGGGGCGTCGACATCGACACCACGATCGGCGGCGATCTCCTCGACCGTCTCGGCCTGGATGCCGTGACTGTCGTAGAGTTCGACGAGTTCCGCGGCCGGGATCGGCTCGCCGGAGTCGGCGTACTCCTCGGCCAGCTGTTCGACGCGTCGGTGGCCACGGTCGAGCGTCTCGCGGTACTTCTCGACTTCCG is from Halorhabdus sp. BNX81 and encodes:
- a CDS encoding alpha/beta hydrolase, which encodes MPTVDTDGVSLRYDTTGSGPAVVFVNDVGFGAWLWSYQHTAVAGPYEATVWDLRGTGDADAPEGPYTLPSLVADLAAVVTAVDSRRVHLVGAGLGGVIALEYARHHDRVASLTILGTAPGDAVDEDALSAMAAPTDDPDALEKSLETAFAPGVPEAHPDVIARIAEWRAADDAEPARWRDQQAAWLGASLDDLYEITTPTLVMSGTADAVVDPDATAALADRLPRGEHRRVEGGHLFFVSESATVSDELLAWLDEHAERER
- a CDS encoding DICT sensory domain-containing protein; translation: MGISSFIDAVEDREKTVTVLNRESVDPLYRMLEGMFEDDSVSITESQDPEAPGDVVLLRDQQSGSLAISQLGEISETLLLVNSDLYVTGTVPLEDVETPEVVAHLSDVTFTVADKQKFLLIHISRHIESLALETDGGVLHSSFQRLSRLRDERGTAAAYETLATSAVETHVYGVDDWDPPAFADELTVHAGDTPELRDSWFVVHDGDGDEDRMAALVAEEVGPNEYRGYWTFEPGLVKEILGYLESTY
- a CDS encoding PQQ-binding-like beta-propeller repeat protein: MANHDIGNTNRAIDAAAPDRPLTERWRQPLPERDASHAGPGPVVAGNRILVVWTREDGSDSSTRMLVTYDLFTGEPGWQVALSPDQGPFDSAYLTGGRLLLDDGNGSLSGFDPTDGTKQWNTTLSGLDKSKSEAGRPIPSDDRLYGIRYGDGTDGSSKDAILTALGKEGHVCSKTTATFDDFVSVTAAGHDRLYFGGSELHSYDLQADEFIWQRSGPTRAESLVVGSDRIFVGWTRSGDQSGAIGAYDPTDGSVLWERTGDETTRPYWPQTMSVGDETLLVGEQLGPDGFQIVARVAATGEQLWSVETSRTATPVIADDVVYVAQDDSEIGPSLGLYDLESGQEIARHSLPAIASDPVIASGHVLLIARDSEYGDFQLVGFR
- the alaS gene encoding alanine--tRNA ligase; protein product: MSDLEEEYRLEYFEEHGFHRKECVECGDHFWTLDEGRTTCGEPPCDEYSFIDNPGFDEAFELGEMREQFLSFFEEHDHERIEPYPVAANRWREDVLLTQASIYDFQPHVTSGASPPPANPLAVSQPCIRMQDIDNVGVTGRHTMAFEMMGHHAFNAEEGTDYAYEGEVYWKDECVEYCMDLLAEVGADREDVTLIEDPWVGGGNAGPAFEVIYEGAELATLVFMQFERDPDGDFEMKDGNTYSRMDRRIIDTGYGLERWTWMSQGTPTVYEAVYPDMIDFLTDNAGIDHTADEEEIVHKAAKLSGRMDIDEAEDVEAARDDIASEIGVETERLRELVEPLESIYAIADHSRTLAYMLGDGIVPSNVGTGYLARMVLRRTKRLVDEVGVDAPMDELVDMQAERLDYDNRDTIRDIVRTEVEKYRETLDRGHRRVEQLAEEYADSGEPIPAAELVELYDSHGIQAETVEEIAADRGVDVDAPEDFYSLVAERHEDAEGPGSTEETDRDDRLLELPDTEKLYYDDQTRTEFEAVVLDVIERAEGYDVVLDQTMFYPEGGGQPPDHGTLSTDDGTVDVTDVQIRDGVVLHRTDADPGTGEFVRGQIDGRRRRRLMAHHTATHIVVHAARQVLGDHIRQAGAQKGTDSARIDVRHYEPVSREEVKEIERVANDIVTDNAAVTQEWPDRHEAEAEYGFDLYQGGIPAGEQIRLIHVEDDVQACGGTHVSRTGEVGAIKIHSTERIQDGVVRLTYAAGEAAIEATQETEDALYAAAEAFDVDPWDVPETAERFFTEWKARGKEIEQLQAELAEVRASGDSGGEEVDVGGTTAVIQRVDGGMDELRATANAIAESGSVAVVGSGVDGAQFVVAAPEGTGVNAGAVVSELADRVGGGGGGPPDFAQGGGPDAEALDDALEAAPAVLRQVIN